The Verrucomicrobium spinosum DSM 4136 = JCM 18804 genome includes a region encoding these proteins:
- the pyrE gene encoding orotate phosphoribosyltransferase produces the protein MSNATAQEALLEILLKKSVMFGDFTLASGAKSDLYVDCRLTTLDAKGAFLVGQVMFPIVRQAEQELGIKADGVGGLTMGADPVALAISIASHLAEPESPLNAYSVRKEAKKHGRQKLVEGNFKAGDSVVVVDDVITTGGSTIKAIEAIEAEGGKVAFVLVLLDREEGGKANIEAKGYKVYPALTRSMLIKK, from the coding sequence ATGTCCAACGCCACCGCCCAAGAAGCCCTCCTCGAGATCCTCCTCAAAAAGTCTGTCATGTTCGGCGATTTCACACTGGCCTCCGGTGCCAAGAGCGACCTGTACGTGGACTGCCGGCTGACCACGCTGGATGCGAAAGGGGCCTTTCTGGTTGGCCAGGTGATGTTCCCCATCGTGCGTCAGGCCGAGCAGGAGTTGGGCATCAAGGCGGACGGCGTGGGTGGTCTTACCATGGGCGCAGACCCCGTTGCCCTTGCCATCTCGATTGCCTCCCATCTGGCTGAGCCGGAATCTCCGCTCAATGCCTACAGCGTGCGCAAAGAAGCCAAGAAACACGGCCGCCAGAAGCTGGTGGAAGGCAACTTCAAGGCTGGGGACAGCGTCGTGGTGGTGGATGACGTGATCACCACCGGCGGATCCACGATCAAGGCCATCGAAGCCATCGAAGCCGAGGGCGGCAAGGTGGCCTTCGTCCTCGTCCTGCTCGACCGCGAAGAAGGCGGCAAGGCCAACATCGAGGCCAAGGGCTACAAAGTCTATCCCGCCCTGACCCGCAGCATGCTCATCAAGAAGTAA
- the gatB gene encoding Asp-tRNA(Asn)/Glu-tRNA(Gln) amidotransferase subunit GatB, translating into MPKYITTIGLEVHAQLNTRSKMFCPCPAEYGAEPNTHTCPTCLGLPGALPVLNLEAIEKTLLTGLMLNCSTPEISKWDRKNYFYPDMPKNYQLSQFDLPLCMGGGVPLYDLAYPKDAQKSIKNPGKVVKLTRIHLEEDVGKSTHTGAGTMLDFNRAGTPLMEIVSDPDIDSAEEAFAYLTSLRQILIYGGVSDADMEKGNLRCDVNISLRPEGQEELGAKIELKNLNSMSAIRRAIHAEVERQREALDKGEKLIQSTRRWDDDRGETVLMRTKEDAHDYRYFPCPDLLPIRTAPLLEAARTRLPELPHEKRARFEADYGISAYDAGVLSSDKALATWFEEAAGADAGVPAKKVANWVINELLGRLNEAGSPLEESLVKPASLAELVAIVEAGKISNNQAKEVFAEMFATGEAATPIIKAKGFEQVSDTGALEALCDEVISANPAKVEEFKAGNDKVVNWMTGQIMKSSGGKANPKVVGEILRGKMG; encoded by the coding sequence ATGCCCAAGTACATCACCACCATCGGCCTCGAAGTTCATGCGCAGCTCAACACGCGCAGCAAGATGTTCTGCCCCTGCCCTGCGGAATACGGAGCCGAGCCGAATACGCACACCTGCCCCACCTGCTTGGGTCTGCCAGGAGCGCTGCCGGTGCTTAACCTGGAGGCGATTGAGAAGACGCTGCTGACCGGCCTGATGCTGAACTGCAGCACGCCGGAAATCTCCAAGTGGGACCGGAAGAACTACTTCTACCCGGACATGCCCAAGAACTACCAGCTCAGCCAGTTCGACCTGCCGCTGTGCATGGGTGGCGGGGTGCCGCTGTATGATCTGGCCTATCCCAAGGACGCGCAGAAGAGCATCAAGAACCCCGGCAAGGTGGTGAAGCTCACCCGCATCCACCTGGAGGAGGACGTGGGCAAGAGCACCCATACCGGTGCCGGGACGATGCTGGACTTCAACCGTGCCGGGACGCCGCTCATGGAGATCGTGAGCGATCCGGACATCGACAGTGCGGAGGAGGCCTTTGCCTACCTCACGAGCCTGCGCCAGATTCTGATCTATGGCGGGGTGAGTGATGCGGACATGGAGAAGGGCAACCTGCGCTGTGACGTGAACATCAGCCTGCGCCCTGAGGGCCAGGAGGAGCTGGGCGCGAAGATCGAGCTCAAGAACCTCAACTCCATGAGCGCGATCCGCCGCGCCATCCATGCTGAGGTGGAGCGCCAAAGGGAGGCCCTGGACAAGGGCGAGAAGCTCATCCAGAGCACACGCCGCTGGGATGATGACCGCGGCGAGACCGTCCTCATGCGCACCAAGGAGGACGCGCACGACTACCGTTATTTCCCCTGCCCCGACCTGCTGCCGATCCGCACCGCCCCCCTCCTGGAGGCTGCGCGCACCCGTCTGCCGGAGCTGCCTCATGAGAAGCGCGCCCGCTTTGAGGCGGACTATGGCATCAGCGCGTATGACGCCGGGGTGCTCTCCAGTGACAAGGCGCTGGCCACCTGGTTCGAGGAAGCAGCCGGGGCGGATGCCGGGGTTCCCGCCAAGAAGGTGGCCAACTGGGTCATCAACGAACTGCTGGGCCGCCTGAATGAAGCGGGTTCGCCGCTGGAGGAGAGCTTGGTCAAACCGGCCTCTCTGGCCGAGCTGGTGGCCATCGTCGAGGCGGGCAAGATTTCCAACAACCAGGCCAAGGAGGTCTTTGCCGAGATGTTTGCCACGGGTGAAGCCGCCACGCCGATCATCAAGGCCAAGGGCTTTGAGCAGGTCAGTGATACCGGCGCCCTGGAGGCGCTGTGTGATGAAGTTATTTCCGCCAATCCCGCCAAGGTGGAGGAGTTCAAGGCCGGCAATGACAAGGTGGTCAACTGGATGACCGGCCAGATCATGAAGTCCAGCGGTGGCAAGGCCAACCCAAAGGTGGTCGGCGAGATTCTCCGCGGGAAGATGGGTTAA
- the aroC gene encoding chorismate synthase, producing MSSSFGTLFRVSTYGESHGLAVGCIVDGCPPQVALTETEIQVELDRRRPGQSKIVTQRKEGDRCQILSGVLNGQTLGTPISIMVPNEDQRSDAYKEMETAYRPSHADFTYDAKYGVRAVAGGGRSSARETIGRVAAGVIARKVVEASCAGYECLAYVKTVRDIEAHPTPEQITRESIESNIVRTADPVAAEKMVELIDEIRKQGNSVGGVVECVVRGVPTGLGEPVFDKLEADLAKAMLSLPATKGFEIGSGFAGTLLTGMEHNDEFYMEGERVRTRTNRSGGIQGGISNGEEIIFRVAFKPTATLLREQNTVTKDGEAATLKARGRHDPCVLPRAVPIVEAMVHLVLCDHLLRQRAQCCR from the coding sequence ATGTCCAGCAGCTTTGGCACTCTCTTCCGCGTCAGCACCTATGGCGAATCGCATGGTCTGGCAGTGGGATGCATCGTGGATGGCTGCCCGCCGCAGGTTGCTCTGACAGAGACCGAGATCCAGGTGGAACTGGATCGTCGTCGCCCTGGGCAGAGCAAGATCGTGACGCAGCGCAAGGAGGGTGACAGGTGCCAGATCCTGTCCGGTGTGTTGAACGGTCAGACTCTGGGCACCCCCATCAGCATCATGGTGCCCAATGAGGACCAGCGTTCAGACGCCTACAAGGAGATGGAGACGGCCTACCGCCCCTCTCACGCTGACTTCACCTATGACGCCAAGTACGGCGTGCGGGCTGTGGCCGGTGGCGGGCGCTCCAGTGCCCGTGAGACGATCGGTCGGGTGGCGGCAGGTGTCATCGCCCGGAAGGTCGTCGAGGCATCCTGTGCCGGCTACGAGTGCCTGGCGTACGTGAAGACGGTGCGCGATATCGAGGCCCATCCGACACCAGAGCAGATCACCCGTGAGTCCATTGAATCCAACATCGTGCGCACGGCGGATCCCGTGGCCGCAGAGAAGATGGTGGAGCTGATCGATGAAATCCGGAAGCAGGGTAACTCCGTGGGTGGTGTGGTGGAGTGCGTGGTGCGGGGTGTTCCTACAGGCTTGGGCGAACCGGTGTTCGACAAGCTGGAGGCAGATCTGGCCAAGGCCATGCTGAGCCTGCCTGCGACCAAGGGTTTCGAGATTGGCAGCGGCTTTGCCGGCACGCTGCTGACTGGCATGGAGCACAACGACGAATTTTACATGGAAGGTGAGCGTGTGCGCACCCGGACCAACCGCAGCGGCGGGATTCAGGGCGGCATCAGCAACGGCGAGGAGATCATCTTCCGGGTGGCGTTCAAGCCCACCGCAACCCTGCTGCGTGAGCAGAACACGGTGACCAAGGATGGCGAGGCAGCCACGCTGAAGGCACGTGGTCGCCACGATCCCTGTGTGCTGCCGCGTGCCGTGCCTATTGTCGAGGCCATGGTGCATCTGGTACTCTGCGACCACCTGCTGCGGCAGCGGGCTCAGTGCTGCCGGTAA